From Hymenobacter sediminicola:
CGTTTCGAGAGTGTCGGCGGCGCGGTAGGTTTCGCGGTAGTAGCCGCCCTCAGGGTGGGGCAGCAGCTCCAGGTCACGGATAATGTCTTGGGCAGTCATGAGCGGGTAGAGGCGGCGAAAGGGGCGAAACAGTTTAGGCTGATGATGGTGGGTTATTTGCTTTGGTTGAACTCCCCAATATGCCAGAGTACACCGGCAGGGTCGTGGATAAAGCCTTGCTTGCCCCAGTCCTCGTGGCGGATGGGCAGCACCCGCACTCCGAGGAAGCGGCCGGGCAAATCCAGAGCCGTTACTTCCTGCCAATAGTGCTCTACGTCGGCCACTTCCAGAAACAACATGGTGTTATCTATCCACTCAGGCACGTAGGCATTCTGCAGGTAGAAACTCACGCCTTCCAGCGTAAACAGGGACATAGCCGGCGACAAGACGATTTCGCTAAAGCCCCAAGCCTGGTAGAAGCTACGCGACACGGTAAAGTCTTTCGCGCCGATAAAGGGGCGAAGGGAGCAGATGTGCAAGGCCATAGTGTCTTGTGGAAGGCGAGAAGCGGCGGAAGAATATGATGCGGGCTACTGGGAAGCAATATGGAGCTTATCGGCCACTTCAATTACGCCCAAACGCCAGCAAGCCCGACACAATGGCCGGGCTTGCTACTTACCTGCTGCCATTTTACAGCTTGAAAATGGTCTTCAGACCCTCCCGTAGTGAAGCCGGTGCGCGGCCCAGCGCGTCCGCTAAATCAGGGCTGACGGTTTCTTCCTGCCCATTCTTGATGTCGGTAAGGAAGCCGCTGATACGTTGGATTACTGCTTCGGGCAGGCCCTGGGCGTGGAGCCGGGCTTCGAAGGCCAGCTGCTCGATAGGCGTGTAGGTCACGGGCCGGCCCGATAGTTCGCTCAGGGCCGCGGCTACGTCGGCGAAGGAGTACGTACCGGCTCCGGTGAAGGTGAAGATGCGGTTGTCGCAGCGGCTGTCGGCCAGTACGTTGGCAATGGCCTCGCCCATTTCCTGACGGAGCGCAAAGGCTACCCGACCCAGCCCAGCCGGCAACTGGATGCCCCGCTCGAATACCTGCGGCCCCACAAACTGCGGCAGCGTATCCATGTACAGAATGTTGCGGAACATGATGTAAGGTAAGCCGCTGGCCCGGATGTAGTCTTCTGTCTCAAAGTGGCGTGCCATCAGCTGATTGGTCAGGCTAGTGGGGTCTTTCAGGGCGCGGCTAGTATAAGCCAGGCACCCTACGCCAGCCTTCTTGGCGGCATCTACCACGTTGTAATGCTGCTGCAGGCCGTCGTCGTTGCCGCCGCCAGATACCAGCAGTACTTTAGCAACGCCCTGCATGGCTTGGTTTAGGGTGGCAGGGTCGTTGTAGTCTCCCACGCGGATTTGCACGCCCTGCGCCTGTAGGGTGGTGGCTTTGGCCTCGTCGCGCACCAGGCCAGCTACTTGGCCGGCGTCGGTTGTTTTCAGAAGCTGCTCAATCACAGCTGACCCAATATGGCCAGTAGCACCCGTTATCAGAATCATACGAGAGGGGAAGTAGGTAAGAAAAAGGGACCCGTACCGACAAGGATTTGTCAGCAGCTGCCTTCCAAAACTGGTAGGAAGCAGGTGCTGCAAAGGTGGCCTGCCCACGGCCCCGTCGCCAGAGCGAAAGGGCGGGAAGGTTAGGCAAAAAGTCGGGAAGGAATAGGGCCGGCAGATAAGTCTTCGGAAAGGCCGTCATGCTTCATCTGCGGTTCGCGCTGCCGAGCCGTCGCTACCTTCAGCTAACCCAATCGTTACAATGACGCGGTAGAAACGCCCCGGCAAGCTCAGTGCGACTGGCCTTGCTATCAACCAGTTATCCTGCTTGCTTGTAGGCTGTAGGCGAGAGGCCGAGGCTGTTACGGAAGAAGCGGCTGAACGCCGACTGGTCGGCGAAGTGCAGCAGGTCGGCGACTTGGGCTACGGTGAGCTGCCCGTTTTGCAGCAGCGCCTTCGCTTCCAGCATCACAGCCTCCTCAATCCACTCGCCAGCGGTTTTGCCGGTTGCTTGCTTCACGGTTTCGGTGAGGTGCTTGGGCGTGATGCACAGGCGGCCGGCATAGAACTGCACGCTCCGTTCGGTGGTGCAGTGTGCATTTACCAAATGCTTAAACTCGGCCGTGACCTGTTGGCTGCGGGTTTGGGTAGCTTGCAGCGCCGCGCGTTGCTGGTCATAAAGGCCCACCACTTCATACAGCAGGCTGTTGATGAGGCTTTTGATTACCTGGTGGCGGTAGGGGTGCGGGGCCTGAAACTTCTGCTGCAACAGCCGCATCGACGCCGTGATGCTGTCCGCCTCGGCCGTCGTAAGCGGCAATACGTGCCGGGTCGCGTTTTCCAGAAACTGAAAGTTGTCGACGGGAATGTGGTTGCGGGTGGTAATAAACTCGGGCGTGAAGAAAACCGACAGGCTGTCGTGGTCAGGTGAGAAGGACGTCCACTCTTTGATGATGTGGGGCGTGATGAGCATCAGGCTGCCGGGCTCGATGCGGTAGGTTTCCAAATTCGCCTTGAGTTCCGCCGTGCCGCGCAGGCAAATCCCGATTTTGTAGTAGTTGCCCCGGTACGGTACGCCCAGCGGCGGGCCGGCTGAATGCGTATGCTCGTCCAGAAAGAATACCTCCACTGGCTCCTGCTCGGGGCGGGCGAAACTCTGCAGCCGGTAAGTAGGAATCAGGTTGCTCATGGATGGCTTGGGAATATATAGGCCTCTGGGCCAGACTGATTAGCGAGTCAGTAGGTAAAGAAATATAGCCGCCGGATTCAGCTACCGGTTTGGTTAAGCCCTTGTTTTTTCTGTAGCAGGGGCGTATACTTTCTCCCGAAGTCCTGCTAAAAACGGCGCGCTGAGCGAATGATTGCCGTGCTTCTCAGCGCCCTTTAACCCAGCTAGTGCCCTAGTTTACGGCGCTATGCTACGGGTTCTGGCGCAAAATCTGCAGCGTTTTGGCGTCCGATTCGTTGCCGAAATACATAGTCAGCACCTGCTGGAACACCGGGCTGGCGCCCTCCAAAGCTGCAAACAACGTCATCGACGACTTTAGCTTCACGTCATCAGGGCTACCCATCACGCGGGTGGCGTCATGGCTGTTTAGTGCCAGCAGGGCTGCGCTGATTTCCGCCAACCGCGCCCCCAGCACTGGATGTTGCAGAAACGCTTCCGCCTCTTGCTGGCTCCGGATGGCGTAAAACCGGGACGTTTCGCTGAAGCCAAGCCCCTGAATCTGAGGGAATATGTACCACATCCAATGACTGCGTTTGCGCCCCGCCCGGATTTCGGCCAGGGCCGTGGCATAGTCGTGCTGCTGGGCATCGAGGAAGCGCTGTAGGTTGGGCTGCTGGGGCATTGTAGCGAGATAAGTTATCAAGTAAGTATCCGTCAGATACTGCTGATATACGTAGCGGCTGCGCTATCAGTCACTGTTGGGAGCCACCGAAAGGAATGGCTACACCAGCAATTTGCCATCCTGTATAACTGCTGCTACGCCCCTTCAAAACCGGGCAAGTGTGCAGCCGAAGCAGGGAGTGTTATTTCTGAGGCATTGTGATGGTGCTGCCAAAGCTCGCTCCTTACTCAAAAAAGTCGTCTGGGTCGGTTTGGCTTAGGTACTTGTTCAGGCTGCCCAGGTCGCCGAAAATAGGCTGAATAAGGGCCAGGAATTGTTCGGTGGCACCGGGGCCGTCGGTGTACGCTCCGAAAACTTCGCCCTGGCCCAGCAGCTCCACGTGGTCGAGGAGAGCGGGGGCGTGTTCTTCCAGAATGGTTTCAATATGCTCGGCCCAACTGGCTCCGCTGCCACTGAAGCCGTATTTCTCGAACACGTTGTAATAGTCGTCCATGTTGGAGAGGTTCACCAGCAGGCGCTGCTGGCGGCCGGGCGTGGCCTGGTCTTCGAGGTCGGAAACCTGAAACGGATAAGTGGTAGACATGGGCAGGAAATAACAAGGTGGCAGCAAGGTAGTCAGGGCCGGCCCAACGGGTACGTTCCCAGCAACACAGTAGTGCGGGCACGCTGGTACCAGTCGTTGAACACCAGTTCCACCGCATCTACCGCAAACGTGCCGATAAACTGCTCCTGATACTGGGCCAGCCGGGCTACCAGCATCGGCGCATCGGTGAGCGGGCGCGTGAAACGGATTACGGTGGAATGGGCCGTGTGAATACTGTACCGTGTATCAATGGACTGTTGCAGCCTGGAGGCCCGAAAAAAAGTCCGGGTGGCCTCTCGCAGCTCCTCCAGGCCCTCATCTTCCGGAAAGCCCTGCACCATAATCCCGCCGGGCGAAGCTGTTAGTCCCTCGTAGCGAATCCGGAAGGGCTGCGCCAGCCGGGTAATATCCTGCAAGGCACGCCGGTATGGGGCCGGGTCAATCTGCGCCAGGGTGAAGCCTGGGTAGCAGGAAATGAGGGAGAGAATGGTGAGGTGGATATCGGAAGCGGGGTAGTAGTACTGCGCGGGCTCCAGGTGCCGGAAATCGGCTAGTATGGCTTCGATGACCGTCGTGATGGAGGCCGGGGGCCGGGCCAGCAGCGTGAGGCCCCGCCGGTCGTCCTGCGGCGAGTGGAGCAGCAGGTCCGGGTCGGCCCCTTCGTGCAGCAGCCGGTGCATGGTGGCCTCCCGCATGGCCGCGTAATGTTCGGACAGGTTCATGGTAGCTAAAACCGAGGCTTTATACCGGAAATTCCGCGCTGCACTGGGGGCACTGGTGCAGCACTGTACCCGCGTAATACAGCCGCCGCCACCACGCCGGCCGGGCCAGCGGCGCAGCCCCCTCGGCCCGGCACCGGGGGCATCGTACGGCTTTTGGTGCGGCGCGCTGCTGCTCAAAGGCTTCTACTAGGGCCAGGGCCAGCGGCACGTCGGCTTCCTCAATCAGCAGCTGGTAAAACATACCGTCGCCAAACGGGAAGGAGGGCGGCCCGCAGGTTTTTACCAGCGCATCTACCTCGGCTTCCCGGAGCTGCTGGTACAACGCCACCGCCTCGGTGTAGGTCAGGAACTGAGCGGCGGGCGTGAGCATGACAAGTGGTTGACAGACTATTTCCGCCGCTTAACCGGAGCCGTGCTGAGGCGGCTGCGCAGCTTTAATACATAAAACAGCAGGCCCGCGCACACTACAGCCAGCCCCGCCACCAGCAGCTCGCGGCTGGTGCGGGCCTGGGTAGCTTCGGTGGCGGTAGCCTGGAGGTCCTGCAGCTTCTTTTCGCGCTGCTTGTCGCGCTCCTGCAGGTTGCTGATTTGGTTTTCGAGGTCGTGGAAACGCTCCCGGGTGCTGCTCTGGTCGGTCTGCGCGACGGTAATCTGCTGCTTGGCCTGCTGGTTTTCGGCCACCACAGCGGCGGTTTTGCGCAGGGTGCCGGCCTGTACGGCGCGTACAATTTCAGTGTCTTTGCGAATGATACCCTTCAGGGCATCCACCACTTCCTGCAGGTCTTTTTTGCTGGGCTTGTTGCCGAACAAGCTGTTGCGCTGGGTGTTGGCTGCTTCATATTGTTGCACCATCAGCTGGCGCTCCTGAATCAGGCGGGGCAATGGGTCGGTGGGAGCAGTAGCTAGGGCAGGCGTTTGGGCAAAGGCCGAGCAGGCGAGCAGCACTAGGCTGGCAGTCAGGGGCAGGCGAAAAAAGCGGGAGAGAAGCAAGGCAAAAAAGCTGGTCAGTGAAAGGATATAAATGGCAAATAGTGTATCTCGGAGCTATGAAACGAGTATTCTATCCCTTAAGTCTATGCGCGGTGCTGATGATGACTTCCTGCAAGACCGCCAAAACTGCTACCGGCACCGATGCTAAGCCAAACATCACCGGCTCTATCAATCTTCCGCAAAGTTACTATGACAATGCGCGCCACACTCTAGCCCCGGCTTCTGGAGTAGCTGTAGCCACTGATCCGGAGTATGGCGTAACGCAGAAGAAGCCCGTTTGTGTGGGCGGAAAAATTGATTCGATGACGGATTCGGGTGTCCGTAACCAACAGCGCTACCTAAACGCCCTGCGCGGCCCTGGTGGCGAAGAAATCAGCTACCGGCGGCGCGGCAGCTGCTGTGCCTTCAAAACGCCCAATGGGATTATTGACGGAATGGGCATGCTGGATGTGTACGAAATAACCTGGGCCGGCAGCCCCAAACCCATGCTGGTCTACCTCAATTTCTACGACGACGGCCCGCTGCTGGCTCCGGTGGGCCTGACGCTTGCTAAACCATAATTAGGAACAAGTCAGCCCACAAAGCAGCGGGCCCACTTTTGTATACTTCTACGCCTCCAGCAGCGGCACCGGCTGCCGGATTTCCTTGGGCCGGTGCCGATAGAAAGCCAGAATCAGAATCGGGAGCAAAGTCAGCTCGGCTACCACCCCAAACAGCAGCGTCAGGCCGATGAGCAGGCCCACATAGAACGTGCCGTCGAAGGAGGAAAAGATGAGCGTCGAAAAGCCGCCGACCAGAATCAACGACGTGACGATAACGGCTTTGCCGGCCATCAGGTAGGTTTTGCGCACCGCCTTGAACAGGCTTTTTTCCTTGAGCAGCACCAGCTTCAGCTTGCTGATGAAGTGGATTGTATCATCGACTGCAATGCCGAACGCAATAGTGAAAATGATGCTGGTGCTCACCTTCATGCTCACGCCGGCCGCACCCATCACGCCGGCCACAATCAGGATGGGCACTAGATTCGGGATGAGCACTACCAGCGTCATGCGCAGGCTGCGGAACAGCGCCAGCACAATCAGCGCGACCATCAGAATGTCGATGCTCATGCCCGTAATCATGTTGCGGGTGAGCGTTTCGTTGTTTTTGTCGATAAGGTTGGCCGAGCCGGTGAGACGGGTCTGCAGCACCGTGCTGTCCACGGAAGTGCGCAGAAACCGCCGCAAATCGGCGTTCAGCGCATCGGCCCGGATGCTGCCCACGTCGGGCATGCGGCCCGTCAGGCGGCCTTCCGTGCCATCGGGCAACGCCAGCGCCCGAAACTCCGGCTTCTTGCGAAACAGCTTCACCTTGCGCGTAAGGCGGGCCAGCTCAGTTTCCGAATCGGGGAGGCGGTACTCTTCCAGCAGGCCGCCGTTCAGGGCCTTGCGCACCGATTTGATGATGGTGACGGGCGAGGCCACGAAGTTCAGACCGTACGTTTTCTGCAGATAGCCTTCGATTTTCTCGGTTTGGCGCAGCACGTCCAGGTCATAGATGCTGCGGCCGGCTGCGGGTTTCAGGTCCAGCTCAAAGGGCCGCACACCCGCGAAATTCCGCTCAAAAAACACGAAATCCAGCTTTACCGGGTCGTTTTTAGACAGGTCATCGAGCAGGGCCGAGTTGATGCGGATGCGTGAGGCCGAGGCCACCGACAGCACCAGTACCAGCCCGCTGATGGCCACCACCCAGTGCCGCCGCGCCAGCACCATCCGGAACAGGCGCCCCAGCACGCCGTCCCAGCTGTGGCCGGTTTCGCGCGGAATGCGCAGCTGGGGTTTGCGAAGCAGCAACAGCATGGCCGGCAGCAGCGTGAAGCTGAGCGCAAACGTGAGCAGCACCGCAATGCCCGTAAACAGCCCGAAGTTGTAAATTGGGCGGATGGTGCTGGTCATCAGCGTGAAGAAGCCGATGCTGGTCGTCAGCGCCGACAGCCCCGAGCCGAAGCCCGATTCCTTCAGCGCAATCAGCAGGGAGTCTTTTTTGCTGGCTCCGTAGCCCAGCTCTGTGACGTAGCGCGTGATGATGTGGATGGTATCGGACATGCCCACTACGAACAGCATCACTGGCAGCAGGGCCGTCATCAGGTCAATGCTCACCCCGAAAGCCGACATCACGCCCAGGCCCCACAATATGGAGCCCAGCACCACCACCAGCGGCAGCACCACGCCCCACCACGTCCGGAACGTGAGCCACAGCAGCCCCGTCACGAGTACCACCGAAAGGCTCATAAACACGGCCAGTTCCACTTGCAGCCGATCCACGAACACCGACTGGGCCACCATTTTGCCGGCCATGTGGTACTCGTTTTCCGCGAAGCCCTGCCGCTGCAGCTCGGTACGTACAGCTGTCAGCAGCGAGTCGCCGGGTGGTTTGCTGAGGTTGGGCGAGGTCTGAAACAGGATGGTGGCCGCCCGCGCATCCCGCGAAATCAGGTTGCCGACGAGACCCGGCGTGCGAAACACCAGCGCCGAATCTGTAGCGCGCCGCGCCGGCTCCTGCGGGTGCAGATACGGCACATTGAACACGCCCAGGCCTTCGACTACCGGGTTGGTGGCGTTGGTGGGCGACGATACCTGCGTGACATGCCGCCGGCCCTGGATAAAACGGGTGAGCGAATCGACGCGGGTTAGGAATCGGGGCTCGAAAACCGTCTGGCCAGCCGGTGCTTCCAGGCCCAGCAGCACGTAGTCGTTGTCGTTGCCGAAGCGCCCGGAGTACGCCATGTAGTAGTCCAGGTCCGGGTCGCCGGCGGGGTAGAAGTCGTTGAAGTTGTAGTTGAAACGCAGCTGCGCCACAAAAAACACGGCCAGAGCCGACAGGAGCCCAAGGGCCAGGAGGGTAAAGTGCGCGAGACGTCGGAGGGGCATAAAGGAATGATGGCGGCCACCAAGGGCCGATGCTGGTGCGGCCGGAAGGCCAAGAGAAGTTTCGGGCCGGCAGCGGCCGAAACTTCTGTTACATTTCTTACCTTAGGGGGCGGCGCCAAGCCAACCGCCATTTTCCCGCTTTTGTTTCCTCCAGTTTCATCTTCTTCCTTCTCATGAAAAACGCCCTGCTCGCCCTCGCTCTGTTTGCCTTTGTTGGTTCTGCCTCTGCCCATGAGGGCGACAAAACTGTCAAGAAAGGCAAGTCAAAAGAAGCTTGCTCTACCGAAATGAAAGCCAGCTGCGCCAAGGAAGGCAACACGGCCAGCACGCCTTCGTGCTGCATGAAGAAAGGCGCCAAAACTGCTGCTACTACACCCGCTCCGGCTGCTGCCCCGGCCGTGAAGACGATGTAAGAAAAACGCCAGCATTGTAAAAAGCCCTGCCCTCAAAAGCAGGGCTTTTTTGTGATTATTAAACTATAAGCATACATTTAAAAGACAACGTGAAAACTTAATAATGATATGGAGCTTATCGACCAGTTGACCAATCTTGCTTCAAGGGCACAGAAGCAGATAACCCACATTCAGACCGAAGAGGCCACAAAAAACGCGCTGGTAATGCCGTTTATTAATGCCCTGGGCTATAATGTATTCGACCCCACAGAAGTAGTGCCGGAATTCATTTGTGACATCGGTACCAAGAAGGGCGAGAAGATTGATTATGCCATCATGCGCGACGGTAAGCCTATCATTCTAATTGAATGCAAGCACGTTGGAGGGGACCTGAGTATTAATCATGCCAGCCAGCTGTTCCGCTATTTCCACGTTACGGAAGCTAGGATTGCGGTGCTTACTAACGGAGTGCATTACCGCCTGTTCACGGATCTGGAACAGCCCAACAAGATGGATGAGCGGCCTTTTATGGAGTTCGATCTGTTCAATTTTCAGGAAAATGACGTTGCCGAAATTCGGAAACTGAGCAAGCCCGCATTTAATATCGACGACCTGCTGTTTGCGGCTTACAACTTGAAGTACATGCGGGCCTTCAAAAACTACTTCAACGAGCAGTTTACACAGCCCTCCGCCGACTTTATCACCTTCGTTTCCAAGCAGATTTATGATGGCGTACTCACGCCAAAGCTGAAAGAGCAATTCAGCGTTTTGGTGCACCGCTCGTTTCATCAGTTTCTGAACGACAAAATTACCATGCGGCTGCGCTCGGCTATGGTCGATACCAGCGGCCATAGCCTGTTAGCGCCGGAAGTGCCGCCGGTACCTCTCCCCGAATCTGCTACTGCAACGGTAGCAGAGGCTGTAGAGAAAGGCATTGAAACCACTGTGGAAGAAACCGAAGGCTTCATGATTGTGCGGGCTATTCTTCGCAAGACAGTGCCTGTCAACCGGGTGATTATGCGCGATGTGCAGTCGTATTGTGGTATTCTGCTCGATGACAACAACCGCAAGCCCATTTGTCGGCTACACTTCAACAGCAGCAAAAAATACGTGACGCTGTTCGATGTGGAAGGAGGGGAGCGGGTTGATATTTCCTCGCTTGATGATCTGTATAGCATGGCTTCGCGCATCAGGGCAGCTGTGCAACGCCACGAAACAAAGCCACAGGAAGAAGCTGTAGCCTAGCCACCTTCATAAAAGCAGTAAGAAAAGCCGCCTGTAAACGGGCGGCTTTTTCTATTTTTGACGGCTTCTTATCGCGCTTCAGTCCGCCTATAAGCTCACGCCACATATATTCCGTCCACTCATGCATCAGTACCACGCCCTTCTGCAACACATTCTCGACCAAGGCACCCAGAAAACCGACCGTACCGGCACCGGCACGCTCTCGGTGTTCGGCTACCAGATGCGGTTTGATTTGCAGCAGGGCTTTCCGCTAGTGACCACCAAAAAGGTGCATCTGAAAAGCATCATTCACGAGTTGCTCTGGTTTCTGCGCGGCGACACCAGCAATCAGTCGCTGGAAGATGTGGGCGTGACCATCTGGCGGGAGTGGGCCGACTCAACCGGCGAGTTGGGTCCCATCTACGGCAAGCAGTGGCGCAGTTGGGCAGCTCCCGATGGCCAAAGCATCGACCAGATTGCACAGATGGTGCACCTGCTCCGGACTCAGCCCGATTCGCGCCGCATGGTGGTATCGGCCTGGAACGTGGCCGAGCTGCCCCAGATGCGCCTGACGCCCTGCCACGCCCTGTTTCAGTTCTACGTGGCCGATGGCAAGCTCAGTTGCCAGCTCTACCAGCGCTCCGCCGACGTGTTTCTGGGCGTGCCCTTCAACATTGCCAGCTACGCCCTGCTCACGCTCATGATGGCGCAGGTAACCGGCCTGGAGCCCGGTGAGTTTATCTGGACCGGTGGCGATACCCACCTCTATAGTAACCACCTGGAGCAGGCCCGCCTGCAGCTCACCCGGGAGCCCCGCCCGCTGCCCCAGATGCGCCTCAACCCCGCTGTGCAGGATATTTTTGCGTTTCAGTACGAAGACTTCACGCTCGAAAACTACGAGCCCTGGCCGGCCATCAAAGCTCCCGTGGCAGTATAGCCGTTGGCAAGCTAGAAGGCACAGCGCATCAGCGGGCTCCATATTATCGCGCCGCAATGAAAAAGATACTGCCTGCGCTGCTGCTTGGTCTGGCCTGTGCAGCATGGCGGCCTGAGGCAGTCTGTGCCCAGAGCGCAGCTTACAACCGCTGGGATGCGCGGCCGGTACCTCCGGTTAAGCCAAAGTCCTCATCAGTGCCTCGGTCGGCAATGCGGTTGCAGCGCGGCATCGGGCAGCACCTCGCCAGCCAGCGCCGCCTGCCCGCCGATTCTCTCTTCTTCCGGTATGTGTGGGGTAAAATCAAGTATCCTGCGGCGGCGCTGCGGGCTGGTCTGGAAGGACAGGTGAGCGTACGGCTGACCATTGCCGCCGATGGTACTGTGACAGACGCTCAGGGGGCCGGCAGCAAGCTGCAGCAGGTTATTTCGGGAGTAACTCCGCAAGCCAAAGCAGCCGGAGAGGCCCAAATGGTGGAGGATGCCTGCCGGGTTCTGCGCGGGCTACTGTTTGAACCGGCCGCTACCAGCACCGAGGAAGTTATCAGCGTGAACTATGTTATCAGATAACGCTAGGCTTAGTATAGGACTTACAGAGGAATAAATGTTCTTAGTAAAATTTAATTGAACTATATAAAATCCAAATAAAAACCGGCGCCGTAAATGCTTGCATGACAGCAGCCGGTACCACCAGTCCGCCTTTCAGCCCCCTTTCCCGGCAGCACCGCGCCTGGATTGCACTTTATTCCCTGGATTCCTATCACCGCAAACGGGAGGAAGTCCTGCGTATCAACGACATCACTGAAGAAGACCTGCAGGAGTTTGAGGAAAGCTGGCTAAAGCTGCGTTGTCGGCCGGCAGGAGTCTTGCGCTAGGGCTACTACTCAGCTTGTAGTAGTTGTTGCAGTAGAGTATGCTCGGAAGGGTAGCGCGTTGTACCCAACTGCTGCACCACCCTGATGCCGGCCACATTTGCCGTGAATACAGTTTCTGCTTGCTGCAGTTCGTCTGGGTGGCATTGCACTTCCTGCGTGGGCAGGCCCATCTGCCGGGCCACCTGCAGCAAATGCGCCCGCCGCACGCCGGCCACGCAACCAGTTTCTAAAGCAGGAGTGAACAACTGTCCATCCCGGACCCAGAATACCGCAGCCGCTACACCTTCGGCCACATGGCCGGCCACATCCAGTAGCAGTAGCTCATCGAGGCCGCGCTGCTGCCGTTCGCGCGCCGCCAGCACGTAGGTCAGGGCGTTGGGGCCTTTGCAGAACGATACCGCGGAGGCCTGCGTGCGTACGGTTTCGGCAAAGCCGCAGGAATTTATTGGGGTATTATGCGGCTGAAAGGGCTGACTGGTTGCTAGCCACTCGGCCGCATCCGTAGCGGGAGTATACAGGCCGCCGCCGCCGCGCCACAACTGCAGCCGCACGCGGTATTCAGCCGAATAGGGCACCTGAGCACTTATGAGCCTACTCACTATGGTCGTCAGAGCCTCGGCAGTAGCCAGCGCGGCCGGCAACGCCAGCCCTAGCACGGCAGCGGCTTGTTGCATGCGGGCCAAGTGGTATGGCAGATACCGGACCGTGCCGGCTTCCCACACCATTGTCTCGAAGAAACCGTCGTTGAAAAATAGGCCCCGATTGGGCAGCGGCAAGGTAAACTCCGCTTCAGAGTGCAAGTGGCCGTTGAAAAGAAGCATAGCTGTTGGAGGCGGGTTGTCGGTCGATAATTGCTGGCTTTAGGCTATACCTCATGTGGCCGAACTAAACTGACAACCAACGAGCAGCCTACAACTCTCTACACAAGTACAAACCGCTTGCCGGGCAGGGCTTTCACCAGACTCCGGAATTCCAACCCGAGCAGGAGCGAGGCAGTGGTATGAATGGGCAGCTGGGCTTTCCAAGCCAGGTTGTCGAGGTGCTCTTCCCGGCCTGATGCGGCCTGCAACACCGTA
This genomic window contains:
- a CDS encoding type I restriction endonuclease, which translates into the protein MELIDQLTNLASRAQKQITHIQTEEATKNALVMPFINALGYNVFDPTEVVPEFICDIGTKKGEKIDYAIMRDGKPIILIECKHVGGDLSINHASQLFRYFHVTEARIAVLTNGVHYRLFTDLEQPNKMDERPFMEFDLFNFQENDVAEIRKLSKPAFNIDDLLFAAYNLKYMRAFKNYFNEQFTQPSADFITFVSKQIYDGVLTPKLKEQFSVLVHRSFHQFLNDKITMRLRSAMVDTSGHSLLAPEVPPVPLPESATATVAEAVEKGIETTVEETEGFMIVRAILRKTVPVNRVIMRDVQSYCGILLDDNNRKPICRLHFNSSKKYVTLFDVEGGERVDISSLDDLYSMASRIRAAVQRHETKPQEEAVA
- a CDS encoding SDR family oxidoreductase yields the protein MILITGATGHIGSAVIEQLLKTTDAGQVAGLVRDEAKATTLQAQGVQIRVGDYNDPATLNQAMQGVAKVLLVSGGGNDDGLQQHYNVVDAAKKAGVGCLAYTSRALKDPTSLTNQLMARHFETEDYIRASGLPYIMFRNILYMDTLPQFVGPQVFERGIQLPAGLGRVAFALRQEMGEAIANVLADSRCDNRIFTFTGAGTYSFADVAAALSELSGRPVTYTPIEQLAFEARLHAQGLPEAVIQRISGFLTDIKNGQEETVSPDLADALGRAPASLREGLKTIFKL
- a CDS encoding DUF1810 domain-containing protein, with translation MPQQPNLQRFLDAQQHDYATALAEIRAGRKRSHWMWYIFPQIQGLGFSETSRFYAIRSQQEAEAFLQHPVLGARLAEISAALLALNSHDATRVMGSPDDVKLKSSMTLFAALEGASPVFQQVLTMYFGNESDAKTLQILRQNP
- a CDS encoding helix-turn-helix domain-containing protein, coding for MSNLIPTYRLQSFARPEQEPVEVFFLDEHTHSAGPPLGVPYRGNYYKIGICLRGTAELKANLETYRIEPGSLMLITPHIIKEWTSFSPDHDSLSVFFTPEFITTRNHIPVDNFQFLENATRHVLPLTTAEADSITASMRLLQQKFQAPHPYRHQVIKSLINSLLYEVVGLYDQQRAALQATQTRSQQVTAEFKHLVNAHCTTERSVQFYAGRLCITPKHLTETVKQATGKTAGEWIEEAVMLEAKALLQNGQLTVAQVADLLHFADQSAFSRFFRNSLGLSPTAYKQAG
- a CDS encoding 2'-5' RNA ligase family protein — encoded protein: MNLSEHYAAMREATMHRLLHEGADPDLLLHSPQDDRRGLTLLARPPASITTVIEAILADFRHLEPAQYYYPASDIHLTILSLISCYPGFTLAQIDPAPYRRALQDITRLAQPFRIRYEGLTASPGGIMVQGFPEDEGLEELREATRTFFRASRLQQSIDTRYSIHTAHSTVIRFTRPLTDAPMLVARLAQYQEQFIGTFAVDAVELVFNDWYQRARTTVLLGTYPLGRP
- a CDS encoding Imm51 family immunity protein gives rise to the protein MSTTYPFQVSDLEDQATPGRQQRLLVNLSNMDDYYNVFEKYGFSGSGASWAEHIETILEEHAPALLDHVELLGQGEVFGAYTDGPGATEQFLALIQPIFGDLGSLNKYLSQTDPDDFFE
- a CDS encoding glyoxalase encodes the protein MALHICSLRPFIGAKDFTVSRSFYQAWGFSEIVLSPAMSLFTLEGVSFYLQNAYVPEWIDNTMLFLEVADVEHYWQEVTALDLPGRFLGVRVLPIRHEDWGKQGFIHDPAGVLWHIGEFNQSK
- a CDS encoding efflux RND transporter permease subunit, which produces MPLRRLAHFTLLALGLLSALAVFFVAQLRFNYNFNDFYPAGDPDLDYYMAYSGRFGNDNDYVLLGLEAPAGQTVFEPRFLTRVDSLTRFIQGRRHVTQVSSPTNATNPVVEGLGVFNVPYLHPQEPARRATDSALVFRTPGLVGNLISRDARAATILFQTSPNLSKPPGDSLLTAVRTELQRQGFAENEYHMAGKMVAQSVFVDRLQVELAVFMSLSVVLVTGLLWLTFRTWWGVVLPLVVVLGSILWGLGVMSAFGVSIDLMTALLPVMLFVVGMSDTIHIITRYVTELGYGASKKDSLLIALKESGFGSGLSALTTSIGFFTLMTSTIRPIYNFGLFTGIAVLLTFALSFTLLPAMLLLLRKPQLRIPRETGHSWDGVLGRLFRMVLARRHWVVAISGLVLVLSVASASRIRINSALLDDLSKNDPVKLDFVFFERNFAGVRPFELDLKPAAGRSIYDLDVLRQTEKIEGYLQKTYGLNFVASPVTIIKSVRKALNGGLLEEYRLPDSETELARLTRKVKLFRKKPEFRALALPDGTEGRLTGRMPDVGSIRADALNADLRRFLRTSVDSTVLQTRLTGSANLIDKNNETLTRNMITGMSIDILMVALIVLALFRSLRMTLVVLIPNLVPILIVAGVMGAAGVSMKVSTSIIFTIAFGIAVDDTIHFISKLKLVLLKEKSLFKAVRKTYLMAGKAVIVTSLILVGGFSTLIFSSFDGTFYVGLLIGLTLLFGVVAELTLLPILILAFYRHRPKEIRQPVPLLEA